In one window of Echeneis naucrates chromosome 17, fEcheNa1.1, whole genome shotgun sequence DNA:
- the slc4a2a gene encoding anion exchange protein 2a isoform X1 has product MSHHSNSVSSSEAVSLSASLSTPPPHCHGDEEEDDLNKVFDVQCFHQILGPAARSPPEKHRVYDERDFEDHRHSSVHVHHPLSKPPADSRRKRSSEGRKDGRRGSSPSTAATIEEDQEDEDEEESFSQTQSSDPSTITNLNGLSPGFIMTGVGVDEAETLASVDLDGIKSHRLDDVPAVRRHLVRRSSRGPIVHISKDQTPSYLQPDRTPHEVFVELNELVIDRNQELQWRETARWIKFEEEVEEETDRWGRPHVPTLSFRSLLELRRTISHGAVLLDLKQRTLPGIAQQVVEQMVISDQIRAEDRANVLRALLLRHSHPSDEKDHSLFSRNISAANMAALMDRHISQLEASNQLTNHNPREAETEKHKREAPPLSHFRSRHEAKLMEKIPERAEATVVLVGSVGFLDQPSMAFVRLQEAVLLESVLEVPVPVRFLFLLLGPPTTSIDYHQIGRSISTLMSDQHFHEAAYQADDRQDLLSAINRFLDCSVVLPPSEVGGDELLHSVAHFQREMLRKREEEQSGKLQEKQTISQQDEGHIVPSKLGDEPLRRSGRLFGGLIKDMTRRYPQYASDIRDALNPQCMAAIIFIYFAALSPAITFGGLLGEKTEGLIGVSELIVATAMQGIVFSVLGAQPLLVIGFSGPLLVFEEAFYTFCKDNEIEYLTGRVWIGFWLVLIVLITVAFEGSILVRFVSRFTQEIFSFLISLIFIYETFAKLVKIFQEHPLQNCYHRNNTVSPSLCNSTTVTGDPGKIIGEPNTALLSLVLMAGTYFIAFYLRKFKNSSFFPGRLRRIIGDFGVPIAILIMVLVDWSVEDTYTQKLSVPSGFSVSSPEKRGWLISPLGSDGQFPVWMMAASILPAILVFILIFMESQITALIVSKKERMLAKGTGFHLDLLIIVVVGGISALFGLPWLSAATVRSVTHTNALTVMSKAVAPGDKPRIQEVKEQRVTGFLVAVLVGLSIVIGEVLRQIPLAVLFGIFLYMGVMSLNGIQLTERLILLLMPPKYHPDQTYVRKVRTLRMHLFTLVQLTCLSVLWVVMATAAALAFPFMLLLTIPVRMLLLPRLFTRRELQSLDADDGEPHLEEKEGQDEYSQLQMPV; this is encoded by the exons ATGAGTCATCATTCGAACTCTGTCAGTTCCAGCGAggctgtcagtctgtctgca TCCCTGTCTACTCCTCCCCCACATTGCCatggagatgaagaggaggatgaccTGAACAAGGTGTTCGATGTCCAGTGTTTCCACCAGATCCTTGGTCCTGCAGCTCGTAGTCCACCTGAAAAACACCGGGTCTATGATGAGCGGGACTTTGAAG ATCATCGTCACTCTTCTGTTCATGTCCACCATCCTCTCTCCAAACCTCCCGCCGACAGccggaggaagaggagcagcgAAGGGAGGAAGGATGGGAGGAGAGGCTCCAGCCCCAGCACTGCCGCCACTATAGAAGAAGAccaggaggatgaagatgaggaagagtcCTTCAGTCAGACTCAGTCCAG CGACCCGTCCACCATCACCAATCTCAATGGCCTCTCCCCCGGCTTCATCATGACCGGCGTTGGGGTTGATGAGGCTGAAACGTTGGCATCTGTTGACCTGGATGGGATCAAGA GTCACCGTCTAGATGACGTTCCAGCAGTCCGGCGTCACCTGGTGAGGCGAAGCTCCAGAGGACCAATCGTCCACATCAGCAAAGATCAGACGCCATCATACCTGCAACCAGACCGCACACCTCATGAG GTGTTTGTGGAGCTGAATGAGCTGGTGATCGACAGGAACCAGGAGCTGCAGTGGAGGGAAACAGCTCGATGGATAAAGTTTGAAgaggaggttgaggaggagACGGACCGCTGGGGTAGACCTCATGTTCCTACGCTGTCCTTCCGCTCCTTGCTGGAGCTCCGGAGGACCATCTCCCATG GCGCCGTCCTCCTGGACCTGAAGCAGAGGACTCTGCCTGGGATTGCCCAGCAGGTGGTGGAGCAGATGGTGAtctcagatcagatcagagctGAAGATCGAGCAAATGTCCtgagagctctgctgctgcGACACAG TCATCCCAGTGATGAAAAAGATCACAGCTTGTTCAGCAGGAACATCTCAGCAGCCAACATGGCTGCCCTGATGGACAGACATATCAGCCAACTGGAGGCCTCAAACCAGCTGACCAATCACAATCCCAGAGAGGCTGAGACGGAAAAGCACAAG AGGGAAGCTCCGCCCCTCAGCCACTTCAGATCCAGACACGAAGCAAAGCTGATGGAGAAAATCCCAGAGAGAGCTGAGGCCACCGTTGTTCTCGTCG gCAGTGTGGGCTTCCTGGACCAGCCCTCCATGGCGTTTGTGCGGCTGCAGGAGGCGGTTTTGCTTGAGTCTGTCTTGGAGGTCCCGGTCCCCGTGAGGTTCCTCTTCCTCCTACTGGGCCCACCAACCACCAGCATTGATTACCATCAGATTGGACGCTCGATTTCCACGCTCATGTCAGACCAG CACTTTCATGAGGCAGCGTACCAGGCCGATGACCGCCAGGACCTGCTGTCGGCAATCAACCGCTTCCTAGACTGCAGTGTCGTACTTCCACCCTCGGAGGTCGGTGGGGATGAGCTGCTTCACTCTGTAGCGCATTTCCAACGGGAGATGCTCcgaaagagggaggaggagcagagcgGGAAACTGCAGGAGAAGCAGACCATCAGTCAGCAGGATGAAG GTCACATAGTTCCATCCAAACTTGGTGATGAACCCCTGAGGCGTTCAGGTCGTCTGTTTGGGGGGCTGATCAAAGACATGACTCGGCGCTACCCTCAGTATGCCAGTGATATCCGAGACGCCCTGAACCCCCAGTGCATGGCCGccatcatcttcatctactTTGCAGCGCTGTCACCTGCCATCACCTTTGGTGGACTGCTGG GTGAGAAAACAGAAGGTCTGATTGGGGTGTCAGAGCTGATTGTTGCCACGGCAATGCAGGGCATCGTGTTCAGCGTGTTGGGCGCTCAGCCTCTGCTGGTGATCGGCTTCTCTGGGCCGCTGCTCGTGTTCGAAGAGGCCTTCTACACT ttttgtAAAGACAATGAGATTGAGTATCTGACGGGCCGAGTCTGGATCGGCTTCTGGCTGGTGCTCATTGTTCTCATCACTGTGGCCTTTGAGGGAAGCATCCTGGTTCGGTTTGTCTCCCGCTTCACTCAGGAGATTTTCTCCTTCCTCATTTCCCTCATTTTCATCTACGAGACCTTTGCCAAGCTGGTCAAG atcTTTCAGGAACATCCTCTGCAAAACTGTTACCATAGAAACAACACAgtatctccatctctctgtaACTCCACCACGGTCACTGGAGATCCTGGGAAGATCATCGGTGAACCCAATACTGCTCTGCTGTCATTGGTGCTCATGGCTGGAAcatatttcattgctttctACCTGCGCAAGTTCAAGAACAGCTCCTTCTTCCCTGGCAGG CTCCGTAGAATCATTGGAGACTTTGGCGTTCCCATTGCAATCCTGATCATGGTCCTGGTTGACTGGAGTGTGGAGGACACCTACACCCAG AAACTGAGTGTGCCCAGTGGATTCTCTGTTTCCAGTCCGGAGAAGCGTGGTTGGCTGATCTCTCCTCTGGGGTCAGATGGGCAGTTTCCTGTTTGGATGATGGCCGCCAGCATCTTGCCTGCCATTCTCGTCTTCATCCTGATCTTCATGGAGTCCCAGATCACAGC GCTGATCGTCAGTAAGAAGGAGAGGATGCTGGCAAAGGGAACTGGTTTTCACCTGGACCTCCTCATCATTGTGGTGGTGGGTGGTATCTCAGCTCTGTTTGGTTTGCCCTGGCTGTCAGCTGCCACAGTTCGATCTGTCACTCACACCAACGCACTGACGGTCATGAGCAAAGCGGTTGCCCCTGGAGACAAGCCCAGAATCCAGGAGGTGAAGGAGCAGAGGGTGACCGGTTTCCTTGTGGCTGTTTTAGTGG GTCTGTCCATTGTGATTGGGGAGGTTCTGCGTCAGATCCCTCTGGCAGTGCTGTTTGGGATCTTTCTTTATATGGGTGTGATGTCCCTGAATGGGATCCAGCTCACAGAGagactcatcctgctgctgatgCCCCCAAAGTACCATCCTGATCAAACCTATGTCCGCAAG GTACGGACGTTAAGGATGCACCTGTTCACTTTGGTCCAGCtaacctgtctgtctgtcctttgggttgtcatggcaacagcagcagcactggcGTTCCCCTTCATGTTGCTGTTGACCATCCCAGTGCGCATGCTGCTGCTTCCACGCCTCTTCACTCGCAGGGAGTTGCAGAGC CTGGATGCTGATGATGGGGAGCCTCACctagaggagaaggaggggcaGGATGAGTACTCTCAGCTGCAGATGCCCGTGTGA
- the slc4a2a gene encoding anion exchange protein 2a isoform X3, which yields MMVGLDLKSQQNKVFVELNELVIDRNQELQWRETARWIKFEEEVEEETDRWGRPHVPTLSFRSLLELRRTISHGAVLLDLKQRTLPGIAQQVVEQMVISDQIRAEDRANVLRALLLRHSHPSDEKDHSLFSRNISAANMAALMDRHISQLEASNQLTNHNPREAETEKHKREAPPLSHFRSRHEAKLMEKIPERAEATVVLVGSVGFLDQPSMAFVRLQEAVLLESVLEVPVPVRFLFLLLGPPTTSIDYHQIGRSISTLMSDQHFHEAAYQADDRQDLLSAINRFLDCSVVLPPSEVGGDELLHSVAHFQREMLRKREEEQSGKLQEKQTISQQDEGHIVPSKLGDEPLRRSGRLFGGLIKDMTRRYPQYASDIRDALNPQCMAAIIFIYFAALSPAITFGGLLGEKTEGLIGVSELIVATAMQGIVFSVLGAQPLLVIGFSGPLLVFEEAFYTFCKDNEIEYLTGRVWIGFWLVLIVLITVAFEGSILVRFVSRFTQEIFSFLISLIFIYETFAKLVKIFQEHPLQNCYHRNNTVSPSLCNSTTVTGDPGKIIGEPNTALLSLVLMAGTYFIAFYLRKFKNSSFFPGRLRRIIGDFGVPIAILIMVLVDWSVEDTYTQKLSVPSGFSVSSPEKRGWLISPLGSDGQFPVWMMAASILPAILVFILIFMESQITALIVSKKERMLAKGTGFHLDLLIIVVVGGISALFGLPWLSAATVRSVTHTNALTVMSKAVAPGDKPRIQEVKEQRVTGFLVAVLVGLSIVIGEVLRQIPLAVLFGIFLYMGVMSLNGIQLTERLILLLMPPKYHPDQTYVRKVRTLRMHLFTLVQLTCLSVLWVVMATAAALAFPFMLLLTIPVRMLLLPRLFTRRELQSLDADDGEPHLEEKEGQDEYSQLQMPV from the exons atgatGGTTGGTTTGGACCTGAAGAGTCAACAAAACAAG GTGTTTGTGGAGCTGAATGAGCTGGTGATCGACAGGAACCAGGAGCTGCAGTGGAGGGAAACAGCTCGATGGATAAAGTTTGAAgaggaggttgaggaggagACGGACCGCTGGGGTAGACCTCATGTTCCTACGCTGTCCTTCCGCTCCTTGCTGGAGCTCCGGAGGACCATCTCCCATG GCGCCGTCCTCCTGGACCTGAAGCAGAGGACTCTGCCTGGGATTGCCCAGCAGGTGGTGGAGCAGATGGTGAtctcagatcagatcagagctGAAGATCGAGCAAATGTCCtgagagctctgctgctgcGACACAG TCATCCCAGTGATGAAAAAGATCACAGCTTGTTCAGCAGGAACATCTCAGCAGCCAACATGGCTGCCCTGATGGACAGACATATCAGCCAACTGGAGGCCTCAAACCAGCTGACCAATCACAATCCCAGAGAGGCTGAGACGGAAAAGCACAAG AGGGAAGCTCCGCCCCTCAGCCACTTCAGATCCAGACACGAAGCAAAGCTGATGGAGAAAATCCCAGAGAGAGCTGAGGCCACCGTTGTTCTCGTCG gCAGTGTGGGCTTCCTGGACCAGCCCTCCATGGCGTTTGTGCGGCTGCAGGAGGCGGTTTTGCTTGAGTCTGTCTTGGAGGTCCCGGTCCCCGTGAGGTTCCTCTTCCTCCTACTGGGCCCACCAACCACCAGCATTGATTACCATCAGATTGGACGCTCGATTTCCACGCTCATGTCAGACCAG CACTTTCATGAGGCAGCGTACCAGGCCGATGACCGCCAGGACCTGCTGTCGGCAATCAACCGCTTCCTAGACTGCAGTGTCGTACTTCCACCCTCGGAGGTCGGTGGGGATGAGCTGCTTCACTCTGTAGCGCATTTCCAACGGGAGATGCTCcgaaagagggaggaggagcagagcgGGAAACTGCAGGAGAAGCAGACCATCAGTCAGCAGGATGAAG GTCACATAGTTCCATCCAAACTTGGTGATGAACCCCTGAGGCGTTCAGGTCGTCTGTTTGGGGGGCTGATCAAAGACATGACTCGGCGCTACCCTCAGTATGCCAGTGATATCCGAGACGCCCTGAACCCCCAGTGCATGGCCGccatcatcttcatctactTTGCAGCGCTGTCACCTGCCATCACCTTTGGTGGACTGCTGG GTGAGAAAACAGAAGGTCTGATTGGGGTGTCAGAGCTGATTGTTGCCACGGCAATGCAGGGCATCGTGTTCAGCGTGTTGGGCGCTCAGCCTCTGCTGGTGATCGGCTTCTCTGGGCCGCTGCTCGTGTTCGAAGAGGCCTTCTACACT ttttgtAAAGACAATGAGATTGAGTATCTGACGGGCCGAGTCTGGATCGGCTTCTGGCTGGTGCTCATTGTTCTCATCACTGTGGCCTTTGAGGGAAGCATCCTGGTTCGGTTTGTCTCCCGCTTCACTCAGGAGATTTTCTCCTTCCTCATTTCCCTCATTTTCATCTACGAGACCTTTGCCAAGCTGGTCAAG atcTTTCAGGAACATCCTCTGCAAAACTGTTACCATAGAAACAACACAgtatctccatctctctgtaACTCCACCACGGTCACTGGAGATCCTGGGAAGATCATCGGTGAACCCAATACTGCTCTGCTGTCATTGGTGCTCATGGCTGGAAcatatttcattgctttctACCTGCGCAAGTTCAAGAACAGCTCCTTCTTCCCTGGCAGG CTCCGTAGAATCATTGGAGACTTTGGCGTTCCCATTGCAATCCTGATCATGGTCCTGGTTGACTGGAGTGTGGAGGACACCTACACCCAG AAACTGAGTGTGCCCAGTGGATTCTCTGTTTCCAGTCCGGAGAAGCGTGGTTGGCTGATCTCTCCTCTGGGGTCAGATGGGCAGTTTCCTGTTTGGATGATGGCCGCCAGCATCTTGCCTGCCATTCTCGTCTTCATCCTGATCTTCATGGAGTCCCAGATCACAGC GCTGATCGTCAGTAAGAAGGAGAGGATGCTGGCAAAGGGAACTGGTTTTCACCTGGACCTCCTCATCATTGTGGTGGTGGGTGGTATCTCAGCTCTGTTTGGTTTGCCCTGGCTGTCAGCTGCCACAGTTCGATCTGTCACTCACACCAACGCACTGACGGTCATGAGCAAAGCGGTTGCCCCTGGAGACAAGCCCAGAATCCAGGAGGTGAAGGAGCAGAGGGTGACCGGTTTCCTTGTGGCTGTTTTAGTGG GTCTGTCCATTGTGATTGGGGAGGTTCTGCGTCAGATCCCTCTGGCAGTGCTGTTTGGGATCTTTCTTTATATGGGTGTGATGTCCCTGAATGGGATCCAGCTCACAGAGagactcatcctgctgctgatgCCCCCAAAGTACCATCCTGATCAAACCTATGTCCGCAAG GTACGGACGTTAAGGATGCACCTGTTCACTTTGGTCCAGCtaacctgtctgtctgtcctttgggttgtcatggcaacagcagcagcactggcGTTCCCCTTCATGTTGCTGTTGACCATCCCAGTGCGCATGCTGCTGCTTCCACGCCTCTTCACTCGCAGGGAGTTGCAGAGC CTGGATGCTGATGATGGGGAGCCTCACctagaggagaaggaggggcaGGATGAGTACTCTCAGCTGCAGATGCCCGTGTGA
- the LOC115058060 gene encoding dnaJ homolog subfamily C member 5-like isoform X2: protein MSDGRQRTLSTSGESLYQILDLEKGCSHDDIKKSYRKLALRYHPDKNPENPEAAEKFKELNSAHAVLSDLTKRNIYDSYGSLGLYVAQQFGEDNVNTYFMLSTWWAKGAFVVCGLLTGCYCCCCLCCCCNCCCGKLKPTPTDSETPTIQQPTNASEKTQLITDGGRRYGESYS, encoded by the exons ATGTCTGACGGGAGGCAGCGAACTTTGTCCACCTCTGGAGAGTCTCTGTACCAGATCCTGGATTTGGAAAAAGGCTGCAGCCATGACGACATCAAGAAGTCCTACAG GAAGCTGGCACTGCGGTACCATCCCGACAAGAACCCGGAGAACccagaggcagcagagaagTTCAAGGAACTGAACAGTGCTCATGCTGTCCTGTCTGACCTCACCAAGAGGAACATCTACGACTCGTATGGCTCTCTGGGACTCTATGTGGCCCAACAATTTGGAGAAGACAATGTCAACACATACTTCATGCTGTCCACCTGGTGGGCCAAG GGTGCATTCGTGGTGTGTGGCCTCCTGACCGgctgttactgctgctgctgcctctgctgctgctgcaactgcTGCTGCGGGAAACTCAAGCCCACGCCCACAG ACTCTGAAACTCCGACCATCCAGCAGCCAACCAACGCCAGTGAGAAGACTCAGCTGATCACCGACGGAGGCCGCAGGTACGGAGAGTCCTACTCCTGA
- the LOC115058060 gene encoding dnaJ homolog subfamily C member 5B-like isoform X1: MSDGRQRTLSTSGESLYQILDLEKGCSHDDIKKSYRKLALRYHPDKNPENPEAAEKFKELNSAHAVLSDLTKRNIYDSYGSLGLYVAQQFGEDNVNTYFMLSTWWAKGAFVVCGLLTGCYCCCCLCCCCNCCCGKLKPTPTGEGAESDYVSPDDLEEEIRNNPDNDSETPTIQQPTNASEKTQLITDGGRRYGESYS, translated from the exons ATGTCTGACGGGAGGCAGCGAACTTTGTCCACCTCTGGAGAGTCTCTGTACCAGATCCTGGATTTGGAAAAAGGCTGCAGCCATGACGACATCAAGAAGTCCTACAG GAAGCTGGCACTGCGGTACCATCCCGACAAGAACCCGGAGAACccagaggcagcagagaagTTCAAGGAACTGAACAGTGCTCATGCTGTCCTGTCTGACCTCACCAAGAGGAACATCTACGACTCGTATGGCTCTCTGGGACTCTATGTGGCCCAACAATTTGGAGAAGACAATGTCAACACATACTTCATGCTGTCCACCTGGTGGGCCAAG GGTGCATTCGTGGTGTGTGGCCTCCTGACCGgctgttactgctgctgctgcctctgctgctgctgcaactgcTGCTGCGGGAAACTCAAGCCCACGCCCACAGGTGAGGGGGCGGAGTCAGACTACGTCTCTCCTGACGACCTAGAGGAGGAGATTCGTAACAACCCAGACAATG ACTCTGAAACTCCGACCATCCAGCAGCCAACCAACGCCAGTGAGAAGACTCAGCTGATCACCGACGGAGGCCGCAGGTACGGAGAGTCCTACTCCTGA
- the slc4a2a gene encoding anion exchange protein 2a isoform X2, which translates to MKMRKSPSVRLSPGHRLDDVPAVRRHLVRRSSRGPIVHISKDQTPSYLQPDRTPHEVFVELNELVIDRNQELQWRETARWIKFEEEVEEETDRWGRPHVPTLSFRSLLELRRTISHGAVLLDLKQRTLPGIAQQVVEQMVISDQIRAEDRANVLRALLLRHSHPSDEKDHSLFSRNISAANMAALMDRHISQLEASNQLTNHNPREAETEKHKREAPPLSHFRSRHEAKLMEKIPERAEATVVLVGSVGFLDQPSMAFVRLQEAVLLESVLEVPVPVRFLFLLLGPPTTSIDYHQIGRSISTLMSDQHFHEAAYQADDRQDLLSAINRFLDCSVVLPPSEVGGDELLHSVAHFQREMLRKREEEQSGKLQEKQTISQQDEGHIVPSKLGDEPLRRSGRLFGGLIKDMTRRYPQYASDIRDALNPQCMAAIIFIYFAALSPAITFGGLLGEKTEGLIGVSELIVATAMQGIVFSVLGAQPLLVIGFSGPLLVFEEAFYTFCKDNEIEYLTGRVWIGFWLVLIVLITVAFEGSILVRFVSRFTQEIFSFLISLIFIYETFAKLVKIFQEHPLQNCYHRNNTVSPSLCNSTTVTGDPGKIIGEPNTALLSLVLMAGTYFIAFYLRKFKNSSFFPGRLRRIIGDFGVPIAILIMVLVDWSVEDTYTQKLSVPSGFSVSSPEKRGWLISPLGSDGQFPVWMMAASILPAILVFILIFMESQITALIVSKKERMLAKGTGFHLDLLIIVVVGGISALFGLPWLSAATVRSVTHTNALTVMSKAVAPGDKPRIQEVKEQRVTGFLVAVLVGLSIVIGEVLRQIPLAVLFGIFLYMGVMSLNGIQLTERLILLLMPPKYHPDQTYVRKVRTLRMHLFTLVQLTCLSVLWVVMATAAALAFPFMLLLTIPVRMLLLPRLFTRRELQSLDADDGEPHLEEKEGQDEYSQLQMPV; encoded by the exons atgaagatgaggaagagtcCTTCAGTCAGACTCAGTCCAG GTCACCGTCTAGATGACGTTCCAGCAGTCCGGCGTCACCTGGTGAGGCGAAGCTCCAGAGGACCAATCGTCCACATCAGCAAAGATCAGACGCCATCATACCTGCAACCAGACCGCACACCTCATGAG GTGTTTGTGGAGCTGAATGAGCTGGTGATCGACAGGAACCAGGAGCTGCAGTGGAGGGAAACAGCTCGATGGATAAAGTTTGAAgaggaggttgaggaggagACGGACCGCTGGGGTAGACCTCATGTTCCTACGCTGTCCTTCCGCTCCTTGCTGGAGCTCCGGAGGACCATCTCCCATG GCGCCGTCCTCCTGGACCTGAAGCAGAGGACTCTGCCTGGGATTGCCCAGCAGGTGGTGGAGCAGATGGTGAtctcagatcagatcagagctGAAGATCGAGCAAATGTCCtgagagctctgctgctgcGACACAG TCATCCCAGTGATGAAAAAGATCACAGCTTGTTCAGCAGGAACATCTCAGCAGCCAACATGGCTGCCCTGATGGACAGACATATCAGCCAACTGGAGGCCTCAAACCAGCTGACCAATCACAATCCCAGAGAGGCTGAGACGGAAAAGCACAAG AGGGAAGCTCCGCCCCTCAGCCACTTCAGATCCAGACACGAAGCAAAGCTGATGGAGAAAATCCCAGAGAGAGCTGAGGCCACCGTTGTTCTCGTCG gCAGTGTGGGCTTCCTGGACCAGCCCTCCATGGCGTTTGTGCGGCTGCAGGAGGCGGTTTTGCTTGAGTCTGTCTTGGAGGTCCCGGTCCCCGTGAGGTTCCTCTTCCTCCTACTGGGCCCACCAACCACCAGCATTGATTACCATCAGATTGGACGCTCGATTTCCACGCTCATGTCAGACCAG CACTTTCATGAGGCAGCGTACCAGGCCGATGACCGCCAGGACCTGCTGTCGGCAATCAACCGCTTCCTAGACTGCAGTGTCGTACTTCCACCCTCGGAGGTCGGTGGGGATGAGCTGCTTCACTCTGTAGCGCATTTCCAACGGGAGATGCTCcgaaagagggaggaggagcagagcgGGAAACTGCAGGAGAAGCAGACCATCAGTCAGCAGGATGAAG GTCACATAGTTCCATCCAAACTTGGTGATGAACCCCTGAGGCGTTCAGGTCGTCTGTTTGGGGGGCTGATCAAAGACATGACTCGGCGCTACCCTCAGTATGCCAGTGATATCCGAGACGCCCTGAACCCCCAGTGCATGGCCGccatcatcttcatctactTTGCAGCGCTGTCACCTGCCATCACCTTTGGTGGACTGCTGG GTGAGAAAACAGAAGGTCTGATTGGGGTGTCAGAGCTGATTGTTGCCACGGCAATGCAGGGCATCGTGTTCAGCGTGTTGGGCGCTCAGCCTCTGCTGGTGATCGGCTTCTCTGGGCCGCTGCTCGTGTTCGAAGAGGCCTTCTACACT ttttgtAAAGACAATGAGATTGAGTATCTGACGGGCCGAGTCTGGATCGGCTTCTGGCTGGTGCTCATTGTTCTCATCACTGTGGCCTTTGAGGGAAGCATCCTGGTTCGGTTTGTCTCCCGCTTCACTCAGGAGATTTTCTCCTTCCTCATTTCCCTCATTTTCATCTACGAGACCTTTGCCAAGCTGGTCAAG atcTTTCAGGAACATCCTCTGCAAAACTGTTACCATAGAAACAACACAgtatctccatctctctgtaACTCCACCACGGTCACTGGAGATCCTGGGAAGATCATCGGTGAACCCAATACTGCTCTGCTGTCATTGGTGCTCATGGCTGGAAcatatttcattgctttctACCTGCGCAAGTTCAAGAACAGCTCCTTCTTCCCTGGCAGG CTCCGTAGAATCATTGGAGACTTTGGCGTTCCCATTGCAATCCTGATCATGGTCCTGGTTGACTGGAGTGTGGAGGACACCTACACCCAG AAACTGAGTGTGCCCAGTGGATTCTCTGTTTCCAGTCCGGAGAAGCGTGGTTGGCTGATCTCTCCTCTGGGGTCAGATGGGCAGTTTCCTGTTTGGATGATGGCCGCCAGCATCTTGCCTGCCATTCTCGTCTTCATCCTGATCTTCATGGAGTCCCAGATCACAGC GCTGATCGTCAGTAAGAAGGAGAGGATGCTGGCAAAGGGAACTGGTTTTCACCTGGACCTCCTCATCATTGTGGTGGTGGGTGGTATCTCAGCTCTGTTTGGTTTGCCCTGGCTGTCAGCTGCCACAGTTCGATCTGTCACTCACACCAACGCACTGACGGTCATGAGCAAAGCGGTTGCCCCTGGAGACAAGCCCAGAATCCAGGAGGTGAAGGAGCAGAGGGTGACCGGTTTCCTTGTGGCTGTTTTAGTGG GTCTGTCCATTGTGATTGGGGAGGTTCTGCGTCAGATCCCTCTGGCAGTGCTGTTTGGGATCTTTCTTTATATGGGTGTGATGTCCCTGAATGGGATCCAGCTCACAGAGagactcatcctgctgctgatgCCCCCAAAGTACCATCCTGATCAAACCTATGTCCGCAAG GTACGGACGTTAAGGATGCACCTGTTCACTTTGGTCCAGCtaacctgtctgtctgtcctttgggttgtcatggcaacagcagcagcactggcGTTCCCCTTCATGTTGCTGTTGACCATCCCAGTGCGCATGCTGCTGCTTCCACGCCTCTTCACTCGCAGGGAGTTGCAGAGC CTGGATGCTGATGATGGGGAGCCTCACctagaggagaaggaggggcaGGATGAGTACTCTCAGCTGCAGATGCCCGTGTGA